ACCTCGGGAGCATCCTCGCGGCGCGGCTCTCCACGTCGTTTCACCTCGGGACGCTCTCGTTCGATCCGACCGACGAACACCTCGCCGGCAACGCCGTCGCGACGCTCGCACTCGCGGTGTCGATCTTTCCGCTCGTCGGGATCGGCGCGTGGGGGCTCACGGCGGTGTTCAGCGGCGTCCGACTCGGCCCCGGGACCGTGCTCGCCGTCGCCCTCACCTCGGGCATCGCGCTCGCGGTGCTCGCGGTCGCGGTGACGCTCTCGGTCACGTACGTCGCGTACCGCCTCAGCCTCGATCCCGACGACGTCGTCATCCCGGTCGTCACCAACACGTGCGACGTGCTCGGCGTGGTCGTGCTGTTCGCGACCGTGCAGGTGCTCCTGTGAGGTGAGACCGGAGGTAGAAGTGGAACCGGACCGGGGTCAACCCGGAACCCACCCGGGACCGCGTCGGCGCGACGTTCTGTGACGCCGCAACCGACGCCGATTAGTCGGCCGCGCGCCAAGCGACGAGCGTGCAACCCGCAGGGATCGTCGAGTCCGTCTGGCCCGTGCTCGTCGAAGTCGCCCCGCGAGTCGCCCGCATCGCCGTCTTCATCGCGGTCGGGGTCTTTCTCGCGAACGTCGCCGTCGGCTTCGGCCTCGTCGAGAAGATCGCCGCGTTCTCGAAGTATCTCACCCGACCGGCGAACCTGCCCGACGAAGTCGGGACCGCCATCGTCACGACCGCGGCGTCGACGACCGCGGGCTACGGGATGCTCGCGGACTTCCGGGAGTCCGGCCGGCTCGACGACGTCGAGACGCTCGTCGCCGTCACGATGAACACGTTCTTCGGCTTCGTCCAGCACATCTTCACCTTCTATGCGCCGGTGTTGATCCCGATCCTCGGCCTCGAAGTCGGCCTGCTCTACGTCGGCGCGCGCGCCGCCGTCGCGCTCGGGATCACGTTCGCGGGAGTGCTCGGCGGCGCGGTGCTGCTCTCAAGCGCTCGTGCGCCCGCCACGTCCCGCTCGGCCGGTTCCGAGAGCGCGACCGACGGCGGACTGGCAGCCGATGGGGCGGCAGCCGAACGCGGCGATCTCACGACCGCCGCCGACATCGACGACGACGAACCGCCGCTGGAGGTCCTCCGGACCGCCGGCGAGAAGACCTGGCCGAAACTGAAGCGGATCGTCCCGCGCCTGGCGGTCGTCTACGTGCTCGTCACGCTCTTGGTCCGGACGCAGGACCTGGAGTCGGCCACGGCGATCGCCGAGCCGCTGACGACGCTACTCGGCCTCCCGGCGGCGTCGCTGTTCGTCGTCGGCGTGTTCGCGTTCGACACCACCACCGGCGCGGCGACCATCGCGCCGATGATCGGATCGACGTTCACCCCGCGGACCGCCGTGGCTACGATGCTCCTGGGCGGCATCGTCTCCTTCGCAGTCTCGACGTTCAAACGCTCGATTCCCTTCCAGTACGGCATCTGGGGCCCGAAGTTCGGTTCGAAGGTGATCCTCGTCAACACGGCGCTGAAAATCGTCTTCATCGCGGCGGCGCTGGCCCTGCTCCTCGCGCCGGTGTGAACGTCGCCGCCGAGCCGCGCGTTTCCCGCGTCGGGATCGGCCGGCTACTACGCTCGCTCGTCGAG
This portion of the Halobellus litoreus genome encodes:
- a CDS encoding magnesium transporter; the protein is MSTDWTVRAITRAMLPVLLALTIVEVGSGLVLGQFEAQLLQYPTLLALVPVTIGTAGNLGSILAARLSTSFHLGTLSFDPTDEHLAGNAVATLALAVSIFPLVGIGAWGLTAVFSGVRLGPGTVLAVALTSGIALAVLAVAVTLSVTYVAYRLSLDPDDVVIPVVTNTCDVLGVVVLFATVQVLL
- a CDS encoding nucleoside recognition protein; this translates as MQPAGIVESVWPVLVEVAPRVARIAVFIAVGVFLANVAVGFGLVEKIAAFSKYLTRPANLPDEVGTAIVTTAASTTAGYGMLADFRESGRLDDVETLVAVTMNTFFGFVQHIFTFYAPVLIPILGLEVGLLYVGARAAVALGITFAGVLGGAVLLSSARAPATSRSAGSESATDGGLAADGAAAERGDLTTAADIDDDEPPLEVLRTAGEKTWPKLKRIVPRLAVVYVLVTLLVRTQDLESATAIAEPLTTLLGLPAASLFVVGVFAFDTTTGAATIAPMIGSTFTPRTAVATMLLGGIVSFAVSTFKRSIPFQYGIWGPKFGSKVILVNTALKIVFIAAALALLLAPV